In Paraglaciecola sp. T6c, the sequence ACGCACAAGGTTTGCGAGTCTAGCTTTACAACGAGTGTTTTGTAGACCAAATTAGGCGCAAGGTTGAGCTTTTCGGCGGCTTCTAAACCGAAAGATTCTGCACTGGCGTCATGTTCATATTGCAACACTTCATGGGCCACTTTTTGCTTAATGAGTAAATTAATTGCTGGGGTCATAAATGCACCTTCCTTGTTACTGAGTGTTCAACCTAAGACGCCTTCCTTGTCAGTTTATTCTGCGCTAGGTGGGGCAGTTCACCACCGAGTCCAACCGCGTGCTGAACAATTTTCTGTTTTGCTTTGGGCAAGTGGTTCATGGTGCTAAGGCCGACGTCACGCACCCACTTTCGCACTGGGTTTGCCCCATCAAATAAGCGTTTGAATGACTCCATGGTCGCAATCATTTTCACCGCTTCAGTTTTGCGCCAGCGCTCATATTCACGTAAGTTTTTGGTTAAACCAATATCCTTACCTTGCTCAGCTATTTTGATCACCTGTTCGGCTAAGGCCACCCCATCCATTATCCCTAGGTTTGCACCTTGACCCGCTAAGGGGTGAATAGTGTGTGCGGCATCGCCAACCAATGCTACTCTATCGGTTACCCATTGGCGCGCGTACCGCATTTTTAACGGGAAGCTCTTGCGCTCACTGACTAATTCACATATGCCTAAACGCATATCAAACGCAGCCATAAGCGCTTTTTCAAAGGCGGTATCATCTAACGCGAGTAATGCGGTGGCGGCAGGCTCCTGCTGAGACCAAACAATTGAACAATGATGCGCATCCCACAAAGGTAAAAAGGCTAACGGTCCTTTCGGGGTAAACACCTGCCTAGCAGTATTATCGTGAGGCAATTCGGTTTTAATTGTGGCAACAATCGAATGATGTTCGTAATCCCAAAATGTTAACGGCAAATTGGCTTTTTGCCGCACCATGGAGTTAGCACCATCAGCACCGACCACCAGCCTAGCCGTTAGCATGGTGTCATCATCTAGGGTTAAGAAGCTTTCTTGTTGGCCAAATACCATTTTACTGACTTTGTTTGGCGCCAGAACCGTGATGCAAGGGCTTTGCTCTGCCTTCGCCCACAGCGCTAGCGCTAAATTTTGATTTTCTACTACATGACCAAGATAATCTTGTTTTACCTCGCTATGGGAAAAACCAATATGGGCGAAACTGTCTTGATCCCACACCGACATGTGCTCATAAGCGCATAGCCGCTCTTGCGCCAGTAAAGGCCAAACGCCTAAATTTTGCATTACGGTTTGGGTCGCTAGGGTAAAAGTGCTGACTCGTAGCTCAGGTTTATCGCCAAGTGCGGTGTCACCTGATTGCGCATCAATAATCGCTACGTTAAGCTCACCGCTCGCCAATGTGAGCGCAACGGTTAAACCGACTATTCCGCCACCGACGATAACCACATCATAACTTTGCATTTATTGCTGTCCTAAAAAGTGAACGTAACGCCAAAAGGATTAGCTAACAGTTTTAGTAGCCATTAGCGTTTCTATTTCTGAGATTCCTTTGGGCACATCTTTGGTTAATATCTCGTGCCCAGTAACCGTGATCAGTACATTATCTTCAATTCGGATGCCGATCCCGCGCCAATGTTCGGCTACAGGCGCATCACTTGCTACATAAACGCCTGGCTCTACCGTTAGCACCATTCCTGCTTCGAACGGCCTATCTCTATCGGCGACTTTGTAATTACCCACGTCATGTACATCAAGCCCAAGCCAATGACTCAGACCGTGCATAAAAAAGGGGCGGTAGTGCTGGCCCGTTATATTGTCTGCCAAGCTACCTTTAAGGAAACCCAAGTCGAGTAATCCGGCTGTTATA encodes:
- a CDS encoding FAD-dependent monooxygenase gives rise to the protein MQSYDVVIVGGGIVGLTVALTLASGELNVAIIDAQSGDTALGDKPELRVSTFTLATQTVMQNLGVWPLLAQERLCAYEHMSVWDQDSFAHIGFSHSEVKQDYLGHVVENQNLALALWAKAEQSPCITVLAPNKVSKMVFGQQESFLTLDDDTMLTARLVVGADGANSMVRQKANLPLTFWDYEHHSIVATIKTELPHDNTARQVFTPKGPLAFLPLWDAHHCSIVWSQQEPAATALLALDDTAFEKALMAAFDMRLGICELVSERKSFPLKMRYARQWVTDRVALVGDAAHTIHPLAGQGANLGIMDGVALAEQVIKIAEQGKDIGLTKNLREYERWRKTEAVKMIATMESFKRLFDGANPVRKWVRDVGLSTMNHLPKAKQKIVQHAVGLGGELPHLAQNKLTRKAS